The Chitinophaga niabensis genome segment GCATCCTCACCAATCGTGACCTCCGTTTCGAGAAACACAATACTAAAAGGCTCATCAGTGAAGTGATGACCAAAGAAAACCTGATCCTTGCCCCGGAAGGCACTGATCTGAAAAAAGCCGAAAAGATCCTCCAGCAACACCGCATCGAAAAACTGCCGGTGGTGAATAAACAAGGTAAACTGGTAGGCCTTATCACTTACCGGGATATCCTCCAGCTGCAAAGTTTCCCCCATTCTGCCAAAGACGGCTATGGCCGTTTACTCGTAGGTGCAGCACTTGGTATTACACCGGATGTACTGGACCGCGCAGCAGCTTTGTTACATGAAGGCGTAGACGTTGTAACCCTGGATAGTGCGCATGGCCATTCCATCTATGTACTGGAAGCATTGAAGAAACTCAAGAAAACATTCCCTAAGCTCCAGGTGATCGGCGGAAACGTAGCTACGGCAGAAGGTGCGCTGGCACTGGCTGCAGCAGGTGCAGATGCGGTGAAAGTGGGTGTAGGACCCGGTTCCATCTGTACTACCCGCGTAGTAACAGGTGCCGGTTTCCCGCAATTGTCTGCCATCCTCAATGCTGCACAGGCATTGAAAAAATCAGGCGTTCCCGTGATTGCAGATGGTGGTATCCGTTATACCGGCGATATGGTGAAAGCCCTGGTAGCAGGTGCCTCCACCATTATGGCAGGTTCCATCTTTGCCGGTGTGGAAGAGAGCCCCGGAGAAACGATCATCTACGAAGGCCGTAAGTTCAAATCTTACCGTGGTATGGGTTCTATCGAAGCCATGTCCGAAGGCAGCAAAGACCGTTATTTCCAGGATGTGGAAGCAGATATCAAAAAGCTGGTACCGGAAGGAATTGTGGGCCGCGTACCTTACAAAGGCAACCTCTCCGAAGTGGTACAGCAATTTGTAGGTGGATTACGTGCAGGGATGGGTTACTCCGGTTCCAAAGATATCAAAACCTTACAGGAAGCGCAGTTTGTGAAGATCACTTCCGCTACTGTAAAAGAGAATCACCCGCATGATGTGGTGATCACCAAAGAAGCGCCGAATTACAGCCGCTAAGCATATTAAAAAAGAGATGTGAGTTTTCACATCTCTTTTTTTTAATCTAATCATTCAACGCTTTCATAAAAGCAATGATCTCCTGCTTCTCTTTCTGCGTTAAATGCAAAGGATCAGGAGAAAGCGTTTGATTGCCCAGCTGAATGCCATATCCTGCTGCCCCGCCTTTATCGTAAAAATCCATCACTTCTTCTAATGTACGGTAAGCGCCATTATGCATATAAGGGGCCGTTAAAGCTATATTGCGAAGAGTGGGTGTTTTAAACGAGAAATTCAATTCTTCTATCTGTGTATGTGTGAATCTTCCCGGATCCTTATCCAGTGAAGCAATACCGGGT includes the following:
- the guaB gene encoding IMP dehydrogenase gives rise to the protein MPAGKSKQKFVADGLTFDDVLLVPAYSEVLPREVNISTQLTKNIRINIPMVSAAMDTVTEAKLAIALAREGGIGILHKNMSTEKQAELVRKVKRSESGMILDPLTLSADSTIGQALKMMRENGIGGIPIVDGDKKLKGILTNRDLRFEKHNTKRLISEVMTKENLILAPEGTDLKKAEKILQQHRIEKLPVVNKQGKLVGLITYRDILQLQSFPHSAKDGYGRLLVGAALGITPDVLDRAAALLHEGVDVVTLDSAHGHSIYVLEALKKLKKTFPKLQVIGGNVATAEGALALAAAGADAVKVGVGPGSICTTRVVTGAGFPQLSAILNAAQALKKSGVPVIADGGIRYTGDMVKALVAGASTIMAGSIFAGVEESPGETIIYEGRKFKSYRGMGSIEAMSEGSKDRYFQDVEADIKKLVPEGIVGRVPYKGNLSEVVQQFVGGLRAGMGYSGSKDIKTLQEAQFVKITSATVKENHPHDVVITKEAPNYSR